A stretch of Halomonas elongata DSM 2581 DNA encodes these proteins:
- a CDS encoding LacI family DNA-binding transcriptional regulator, translating into MTNIRKVAELADVSVATVSRTLKTPDIVSPETRDRVLAAVEQAGYRPNMMAVQFRSQRTRNLVVLVPTIANTFFARVIGGIQEAAQRRGYGILLCNTLGDERTEQAYAGMVSTRQADGLIQLRAYDPFTSLNGESRPPMVNACEVLDEAPCPTVKLDNRAAARTVTEHLLSLGHRRIGMIKGPRNSPLTRDRLLGFQDALAAAGLTPDKSLWCPGDFTPPSGHRAAGDLLARTDPPTAIFCENDEMAMGAMRRIREAGLRVPEDISVAGFDDIAFASFCDPSLTTIAQPAEEFGHEAVSLLLDIIDDRDGAADRHRIMPFELVVRESTGRVV; encoded by the coding sequence ATGACCAACATTCGCAAGGTGGCCGAACTGGCCGATGTCTCGGTGGCGACGGTGTCACGTACCCTGAAAACGCCCGATATCGTGTCGCCGGAAACGCGCGACAGGGTGCTGGCCGCCGTCGAGCAGGCCGGTTATCGGCCGAACATGATGGCGGTGCAGTTTCGCTCCCAGCGGACGCGCAATCTGGTGGTGCTGGTGCCGACCATTGCCAATACCTTCTTTGCCCGGGTGATCGGCGGCATCCAGGAAGCGGCGCAACGCAGGGGATACGGCATCCTGCTGTGCAACACCCTGGGCGACGAACGCACCGAGCAGGCCTATGCCGGCATGGTGTCGACCCGGCAGGCCGATGGCCTCATCCAGTTGCGCGCCTACGATCCCTTCACGTCATTGAACGGCGAGTCGCGCCCGCCGATGGTCAATGCCTGCGAGGTGCTCGACGAGGCCCCGTGCCCCACCGTCAAGCTCGACAACCGTGCGGCAGCCCGAACGGTGACCGAGCATCTGCTGTCGCTGGGGCATCGTCGTATCGGCATGATCAAGGGGCCGCGCAACAGCCCCTTGACCCGGGATCGTCTGCTGGGCTTCCAGGATGCCCTGGCGGCCGCCGGCCTGACGCCGGACAAGAGCCTGTGGTGTCCCGGTGACTTCACACCGCCTTCGGGCCATCGAGCGGCTGGAGACCTGCTGGCACGGACCGACCCGCCCACGGCGATCTTCTGCGAGAACGACGAAATGGCCATGGGCGCCATGCGGCGCATCAGGGAGGCGGGGCTGCGCGTGCCCGAGGATATCTCGGTGGCGGGATTCGACGATATCGCCTTCGCTTCCTTCTGCGATCCTTCCCTGACGACCATCGCCCAGCCCGCCGAGGAATTCGGCCACGAGGCCGTTTCCCTGCTGCTCGATATCATCGATGACCGGGATGGCGCAGCGGACCGGCACCGCATCATGCCCTTCGAACTGGTGGTGCGGGAGAGTACCGGGCGCGTCGTCTGA
- a CDS encoding YciI family protein, with protein sequence MKYLCLVYSDEELLHSLPESPRDEECLAYAESVQESGRLIAGEALAPVQTATTVRVRTGKTTITDGPFAETKEQLAGFYMVEARDLNEALNIAAGIPAARVGSIEVRPVRELEVPARSAAGERG encoded by the coding sequence ATGAAGTATCTATGTCTGGTCTACAGCGACGAGGAACTCCTGCACAGCCTGCCGGAGAGCCCCAGGGACGAGGAATGCCTGGCCTATGCCGAGAGTGTCCAGGAAAGTGGCCGCCTGATCGCCGGTGAGGCCCTGGCCCCGGTGCAGACCGCGACCACCGTACGGGTGCGCACCGGCAAGACGACCATCACCGATGGCCCCTTCGCCGAGACCAAGGAGCAGCTTGCCGGTTTCTACATGGTGGAGGCGCGGGACCTGAACGAGGCGTTGAACATCGCGGCCGGCATTCCGGCGGCGCGGGTGGGCAGCATCGAGGTGCGTCCGGTGCGCGAGCTGGAAGTACCGGCACGCTCGGCTGCCGGCGAGCGTGGATGA
- a CDS encoding DUF1127 domain-containing protein — MNAFNTPQCRDAHHAPDIEVPPHAEGGKRPRNQPPSLYMPAMPPLGLIDALEGWIVDRARQWRRRREFRRQVANLLAHDDRILADLGLERDEIEQISRLPLKEDACRALLDRQADRRPDSA; from the coding sequence ATGAACGCTTTCAACACGCCGCAATGCCGCGACGCACACCATGCGCCCGACATCGAGGTGCCACCACATGCCGAAGGCGGCAAGCGGCCACGCAACCAGCCACCGTCACTCTACATGCCGGCAATGCCGCCTCTGGGGCTGATCGACGCTCTGGAAGGCTGGATCGTCGACCGTGCACGCCAATGGCGACGCCGCCGTGAATTCCGTCGTCAGGTCGCCAACCTGCTGGCCCACGACGACCGAATACTGGCTGATCTCGGTCTCGAACGTGACGAGATAGAGCAGATTTCGCGCCTGCCGCTCAAGGAAGATGCCTGCCGGGCACTGCTCGATCGTCAGGCGGATCGCCGCCCCGACTCGGCATGA
- a CDS encoding LysR family transcriptional regulator, translating into MDTAPSTSRPTALPLLDTDVLRSFVAIAESGSFTRAANHVFRTPSALSMQIKRLEETLGQSLFVREARQVRLTPEGEMLLGYSRRLLRLNEEAVTQFLTPSLEGTVRFGTPDDVGSRILPRVLSQFARSHPAVQVDVMVGRSIELLERLDKGELDLVLATAGNEGFPADRGEVVHTEPLVWAGREGGVALERSPLPLAMANHGCAWRRMALSALDDAGLAYRIAYISENCSGQEAALLADLAVAPLPRNLVRAPLSVLGDESGLPPLGDYHVLLLRSGRGGEATDVLAGHVVDTFRGMR; encoded by the coding sequence ATGGACACCGCTCCCTCTACCTCGCGTCCCACGGCCTTGCCACTGCTCGATACCGATGTGCTGCGTTCCTTCGTCGCCATTGCCGAGAGTGGCAGCTTCACGCGGGCGGCCAATCATGTCTTTCGTACGCCATCCGCGCTCAGCATGCAGATCAAGCGTCTCGAGGAGACGCTGGGGCAGTCCCTGTTCGTGCGGGAGGCGCGTCAGGTGCGGTTGACGCCCGAGGGGGAGATGCTGCTGGGATACAGCCGTCGGTTGCTGCGACTCAACGAGGAAGCGGTGACGCAGTTCCTGACACCGTCCCTGGAAGGCACGGTGCGCTTCGGCACTCCCGATGACGTGGGGTCGCGGATTCTGCCCCGGGTACTGTCGCAGTTCGCGCGTTCGCATCCCGCCGTACAGGTGGATGTCATGGTCGGGCGCAGCATCGAGCTGCTGGAACGTCTGGACAAGGGCGAGCTCGACCTGGTGCTGGCCACGGCAGGCAACGAAGGTTTTCCCGCCGACCGCGGCGAGGTCGTGCATACCGAACCGCTGGTCTGGGCGGGGCGCGAAGGTGGCGTGGCGCTGGAGCGTTCGCCGCTGCCGCTGGCGATGGCCAATCACGGCTGTGCCTGGCGACGCATGGCCTTGTCGGCACTGGACGATGCCGGCCTGGCGTACCGTATCGCCTATATCAGCGAGAACTGCTCCGGTCAGGAGGCCGCGTTGCTGGCGGATCTGGCCGTGGCGCCCTTGCCACGCAACCTGGTGCGTGCGCCGTTGAGCGTTCTCGGCGACGAATCGGGACTGCCGCCGCTGGGCGATTACCATGTACTGTTGCTGCGCTCCGGGCGTGGCGGAGAAGCCACGGATGTGCTGGCCGGGCATGTGGTCGATACTTTCCGGGGCATGCGTTAG
- a CDS encoding Gfo/Idh/MocA family protein: MTTAKRRVRMGMIGGGEGAFIGQVHRLAAALDGELELVCASFSRDPDNNARTGEACGLPERRLYPDWQSLIDGERQLADDERMDVLVVVTPNHLHVPISQAALEAGFHVFCEKPAATTLADARRLAATLDAGDCLYGLAHTYLGYPMVWQARRLVRDGELGRLRKIHVEYPQGWLGTRLEATGNKQAGWRTDPDIAGASGCMADIGTHAFGLAEFISGHHVSELCASLGVHNEQRRLDDDGDALFRTAEGASGTLTASQVCTGEENALKIRLYGDQGALEWRQMEPNTLVQRRLDEPMRVLRAGIDQPGLAPETLERLRLPGGHPEGYLEALANLYRDFACAIRRGERGAAVGVPGMTEGLRGMAFIEALLKSQASTAKWTPLDEQPRQDDAETTT, translated from the coding sequence ATGACGACGGCAAAACGACGCGTGCGAATGGGCATGATCGGTGGCGGTGAAGGCGCCTTCATCGGCCAGGTCCATCGCCTGGCCGCCGCCCTGGATGGCGAGCTGGAGCTGGTCTGCGCCAGCTTCAGCCGCGATCCGGACAACAACGCCCGCACCGGCGAGGCCTGTGGCCTGCCGGAACGACGCCTTTACCCGGACTGGCAGTCGCTGATCGACGGTGAACGCCAGCTTGCCGATGACGAGCGCATGGACGTGCTGGTCGTGGTCACGCCCAATCACCTGCACGTGCCCATCAGCCAGGCGGCGCTCGAGGCGGGCTTCCATGTCTTCTGCGAGAAGCCGGCAGCGACCACCCTGGCCGACGCACGACGACTCGCCGCCACCCTCGACGCCGGCGACTGCCTCTACGGCCTCGCCCACACCTACCTCGGCTACCCCATGGTCTGGCAGGCACGCCGCCTGGTACGCGATGGCGAGCTCGGCCGCCTGCGCAAGATTCACGTCGAGTATCCCCAGGGCTGGCTCGGTACTCGCCTCGAGGCCACCGGCAACAAGCAGGCCGGCTGGCGCACCGACCCCGATATCGCCGGGGCCAGCGGCTGCATGGCGGATATCGGCACTCACGCCTTCGGCCTGGCCGAATTCATCTCGGGCCACCATGTCAGCGAGCTGTGCGCTTCACTCGGCGTTCATAACGAACAGCGGCGCCTCGATGATGACGGCGACGCCCTGTTCCGCACGGCCGAGGGCGCCAGCGGCACCCTGACGGCCAGCCAGGTCTGCACCGGCGAGGAGAATGCCTTGAAGATCCGCCTGTATGGCGACCAAGGTGCGCTGGAATGGCGGCAGATGGAACCCAACACCCTGGTGCAGCGGCGCCTCGATGAACCCATGCGCGTGCTGCGTGCGGGCATCGACCAGCCCGGCCTGGCACCGGAAACCCTGGAGCGCCTGCGCCTGCCCGGCGGCCATCCCGAAGGCTATCTGGAAGCCCTGGCCAACCTTTACCGCGACTTCGCCTGCGCCATTCGACGTGGCGAGCGCGGTGCCGCCGTGGGCGTGCCCGGCATGACCGAAGGCCTGCGTGGCATGGCCTTCATCGAAGCGTTGCTGAAAAGCCAGGCCAGCACCGCCAAGTGGACACCGCTCGACGAACAGCCTCGCCAGGATGATGCGGAGACGACGACATGA